The genome window ccgGAATCCAGTTGGGCTTCATAAGGACCACTCCTCCAGTCCTGCAGAGGGCAGCACCTTTACTTATGCATCTATGGGCAGACAACATGTCAGGACAGATCAGACATTAGCCGTCCCAGTATAGGCATGATGGTATCTTTCCTAAGGGAGATGCGGGATGTCTAATAAGCTGCACTACTTGCCTACAGCAGAAAAGCTTTAAAAATCACACAGTCTGGAAACTCACTAAACACGGACGACAAGATCTCACAACCAATTTGTAGGAATTATACTAATCAAGAATGATTTCATTGAACTTCATACAAGTGAAACCATAATAAGTACTCAAATTAACCCTGCTCATATCTGTAATCCATGCAATTTTTCATATTTGCTTTGGCACATACCTATGAATGCATCAGCAATTGTGAGATCTTGCTGAGTCAGCACCAAGCACAAAGACAACATGGGTGATTTAATTCACAAACGCTGAATAAGCCTTTAGGCTGGATTATACGAAAGCTTCATGTGTCTCCATGAGACAAATAAGCAACACGTTTAAGATGCTCAGTGTCTATGAGCAATGTATTTATACATATAGTGAGTGGAGAGATTAGACAAGAATCCCAAGAATCCTAAAACCTTAAAAGAACTCAATTTCTAAatagtgtataaaaaaaaaaaacttcgtaaaatgtatttattttgctgttatATAGACAAATATTTAATGCGTCCAGAAAACAGAGACAGACCACATATATGGAAATGAGAGTGGCACTGTAgaaaaaatccaccctgaaagACTTCAATATTATAATGGCATTCAAGATTTCATAATTAGCTTCTTAGCTGACTTTTTGGTTTGAACTTCCTTCATCAACATGTTGGATAGCGGTTTCcaacattacccacaatgcatttAGTAGGGATAGTGGCACCAGTGGGAATtagcccttgcttcatctctcAGCACCTCCTCTGTACACGCTGCTCAAACAAAATGGGCTCTttgtttgtcttgtttgttGCTGACTATACACGCTAATTCAACACCACTGCATTGTATAGCTGTATATTCTTGTTAGATGTCGAACGTCACTAaaatttaatttttgtctttaaCAGTTAACAGCAAAACCTGGCTGTTATCACTCATGCGTGAGATCATTAAAAACCCTTCTATTAAATATCATTGTATCTGTCAAACAGTATCCCCCTGTGACGACACAGTGGTACAATAATTTCtaacaagaataaaaaaatgcagcacCTACCAATAGATTAGCACCAGAATCGATAAGCagatcacaaatatttcaatataaacaagAGTTGTTACAGGGTTGCCTTTTCCTTTAAGGCTATAGATTGGAATAGGCTGTGTCTTTGAGTCCATATATGGAGGTCTTCAAGTAGAAGGCAAGAAgtcactatatatacactatatagaaATTCTGTTAGCCAGCAAGCTAACATAAGCTAAATTTTCAACTTTTTGAGAAGCAGATTCATCAATGTTCATAATCTTCACTGCAaacattagccagctagctaatgtGAGTGatcctgacaggatttctaaaagggttttaaagttatatttACAAATGTTCATAACCGTCGCTGATATACCAGGCAGCTAAATAGcataagctaacctgacaggatttctctGGGGATTCATAAGACATAttcataaaatgtttataatcttCACTGGTAAAGCTAGTCAGCTGTAGCTTGACACTGCAGAATTTTCTTGTACTGGGTAAACAGAAAATATTGTATTACCTGAATAGAGGACAGCTGGAggtctttttttattactaaaaCAACCAATTTAGAACACTAAGAAAACATTCCTTCAACCTGTGATTATCAGATACTTATATCAGTATTTGAGCTGATATTGACCCCAGACACTGGATTGCTACAGGATTGGATTTGACTTATTTTCTGACCCGATCCACTGATTTGATTTCTACTATAAGCATGTGTGACACTGATCTGACATGACCCAGGTCATGCAAATTAACACAAGACACACTGCCTGGAATAAAACAGTTTCCACTTTTGCCCAGTTGCTTTTTTTCATGACAGACATAAACCTGCGCTGACCTGCATGTGACAATCAAGATATGATGGTGCTGTGGTATTTTCCAACCCATTTTCCACTAACTGTACACCTTTCAAAGTCCTTAGCTCAGACACTAATGTGACATTTTCCTGACTTTAGGCAAAAACTTAAAAGCCTGTTCCCAACCTGTTTTTGTGAatgtacactacatggccaaaagtttatggacacctgaccatcacagccatatgtggcCCTTCCCCAAATTGTTTctacaaagttggaaacacacaattgtatagaatgtctttgtatgctatagctttataatttcccttcactggagctaagaggcccaaacctgttccggCATGACAGTGCTCCAGTGCACACAGCaaactccatgaagacatggtttgtcaagtgGAATAACTTGAATGACCTGCAtggagccctgacctcaaccccactgaacacctttgagatgaactggaacaccgaatGCACCCCAGGGCTCTTCACACAACATCAGTTCCTGAccttactaatgctcttgtatctgaatgaacacaaatcaccacagccacgctccaaaatatAGTGGAAAGCTTTCGCAGAAtactggaggttattataacaacaaatctggaatgggatgttcaaaaagcacctatgaggagtgtgatggtcaggtgaccgcatacttttggccactATTTATGTTTTGTCAAGGTTTTGTTGCAAAATGGATTCCTGTGGCCTACTTCAATATAAACGAGCTATTTCACACAACTACGAACTACacagaactgactgttcacacGTTATTGTTTAATTCGTaataaataagaagaaatgATTCAGAGTTAGCTACTGAATGTGATTCAGAGAGCTGATGTTATTATGCAcaacaaaactaaataaatatgaaagatGCTAAATGTCTTGCTATCACAGATACAATTTATATCACCTAATTCATTGTATGTGCTACAATAAACAGCCACAAACTCTAATCATATATTATTTTGCaaaattttgtgaaaatgtcactgcacatcactgGCCCAGACTTAGTTTATAAAGGAAATGAGAGAAGTTGACTGATTTGACACCATCTAACCACAACTCTTGAAAACGGTTTCCTTCCAATGCCATTACCGTTTCACAATCACACTACGTCATTACCTGTACTAGTGGCTTGGTCAGTACTGGGTTTAATATTGTTATAATATAGAAAATGAAAGTGCAATTGAAACCTCCATAACACCTTTTCCATTTTTAGTAGCTTGAACTCTTTAGCAGTCTGACAATACTATGCACTAGCTTACTATCAAGCATATGCCACCTAGGTAGAGCTGTGACCCTGTGTGACTTTTGACCTTTACTCACCCTGGTCCTGCAGCGCGGGTCACCATCAGGATCCGTCAGTTTTCCCCCATACATGGCTGGGAGCTCCTCAGGGTCAATGAGTTTCTTTAGCACCTCCTGCCAGTTGGCTGGGTAaacaaaaaaggacaaaatttACATCACAAACATTAACTGTGTCAGTGTGTTATGAGTACATTTGGGTGATTCTTAGTCAAGTCTATGAATGCAACAGGAAAGTGTAGATTTTGAGAAGGTCTAAGATTTTGAGGAGGTCTAATAAGTGAGATTAACTTACACCCCAGAACCATGATCTTGTGGCGAGTGTCTTCACTCAGAAAGTGCTTCACCAGATTATACGCCACAGGAAACAGTTTGGGtgctgcaaaaaaaagttagttaGCAAAtctttaagtaaggaataaaacactaggggtcgttctgttatagaaaaacaatcaaaaccGAAGTGGCGGGAGGCCTGTTACCGCCATaattacatttacggcattttggcagatgcccttatccagagcgacttacatttatctcattaatacatctgagcagttgaaggttaatggccttgctcaagggctcaacagtggtagcttggaagtgctggggcttgaactcctgaccttctgacaagtaacccagagcctttaaacACTGAGTCACCACTGCTCCACGAATTTATTTCCTTATAATAGCACATCCAAAAATGTTCTCTTCAACTTATACCTCAATTTGTCAACACAAACGATTACTATAGTGTTTTGCCTTGCAGTCAgcactactctcagagctgctgttatagaaaatatgCAACACCTTTTTTACCAATCAGATTTGACGATTCAACAGTGCCGTATAAATGATTATACATGCTGATAATATTCATTTGTATACTACTTCGCAACTTAccttttataattaataatctCTTGAGTCCTTCAGGATAGTTGTCTTCAAACATGGTCAAAacctacaaaagaaaaaaggcctGCTGAGTACTTTAGAGACATCTGGTTCctaaaagcctttttttaatAAGCCATGTTCAACAAGGGGTCAAggcatataaatatttacacatttgagGAGTGAACTGCGGACAGTGATAAAGCATGGTTGTACACACCATACACAGAAAACTAAATGAGATCCTACCTCTCCATATGTTTCTATAGCAGGCTTCCATAGATGCTTCAGGCCCAAACCTTCACAATCATAGATCATAGTGATGGACTCCACATTTTTACCCAactgatataaataaaaagagagagacagacacagagatggAGGTGGAGAGGAGGGGGAAGCAGTAATTAAGTTCTGGGAGCTGTTTCTTTCCACCAAACAAATCAATGCATATAAATCAGTACCTTCAGGATGTCGAACTTTTGCGaccgcagaaattaacgcaaaatcaagcaaacgctgcaatattcggaggagcgtgcaagttttcaaaatgaccgcatattttccgcagatttgggccaagacgcgttaTGTAACGTCATCGCAACGGGCATTCGGTCAAAGCTCTCGacaattcacgtgcgtcaaacatgagtacaggtaaaccaacaaacatcactgtgaaagactgtgcaaaacaatttcaagaAATTGCAATtatgccaattcaagtagttttcctcagaaaaaacatgaaaaatgcaaattttgaaaaaaaaaccctgtgacaaaatcaagcatttttggccgcaataatcacaaaaaactctgcgaaatcctgtacggactgaaacTTCTGTTCTATATTTTTCTAGCTAAGTCAACTAGTCCATTCTTAAATTGTAATATAAACCctgctttgtattattttattttatttttttctttgtgataCCAAGcactaataaaatataaagaagcGATTATTACTTAAACCTGaagtttaaatgtgtttatagacCCGTAATAATCATATCATTTTAAAGCTATGTTAAAAATAACTAAGAGTCGCAATAATATCTTGCAATAGATCTGCCTTTTTCCTTTCAGACTTCTGTTGGCATTTTTCCAGCCCAGAACATACCTCCAGATTCCCtttgttttgttaatgttttcattgcaaaaaaacaaaaaaagttataaacTGCACGCTTAAATTGCAAAATATCGTTCACCCACTTACCCTTTCACTCTGTAAGCTGCATTCCTTCTGCAGAATCTCACAATCTCGTACTTTTGTCTTCATGAAGTCCTGCTTAGAGGCAGAGAGAAGGAGGCCTTTGGGATCAACCGGCCCGATAACGTCGTACCACACAGGGCTGCCCTCTCGGTCGTAGCCACACATTCCTCCTGAGAAAAACTTCTCTAAAACCTAATAATCATTGGCAATATCAGAACAGAAGGTATGGCATAAGCTCCAATGgaattcaacaacaacaacagtgtttTGATTGGAAATGTTACTCTGAACGCGTCTCTGAAGAATTGTGTTCTGCTCTCATAACTGTGTGTAGATCATACCTCTGGAGGCTTCCAGTCAGTAGTGATCGTGTCGGCCTTCATCTGTTTTCGGAACTCCAAATGCTAAAAAGTGAAAGATGTATAACACGTCAAAGTTAAAGCCCACAAAACACCATGGCAGTAAAGGGTTAATGAATCATTTGGAGAAAAActaatttgtttaaaataagtTTCCAGTTACTAATGATCCTAATGATCAGCCAACACGTGTTTGGTCTCCAATTTTGCTCTAAAGCTAAACACATTGCCAGTCATTAACTTCTGAACACCCTATATTTTAGCAGTTTGTGTTTAAACGATCTTTGAAAATGTGACCAAGGAACACTGAATTGAGAACACATTTCATGTTCAGTGAATTAAGAAATGATGGAAATGACTTTGTTTATTAATCTAAATTAGAAAAGGCCAAAATCTTTATCACTCTAATTAAGCATAACAGATATTTATATCTGTTATGCAGTTAATTCTGTTAGTCCTGTCTATCAGTATTTTATCTGTAGGCTTTATGTGTTTATCCTCCAAGTGCATCTGTAGGATGACAACAGGGTGTCTGGTGTTCACAGTTACACTTGTTATGATGTGCAGATCATAATGTACAAATTTCTACTTTTGACTTAAATTTGTATCTATAGACCATGCATGCCATTTTACAAAATTCTTAATTTACAATTTAGGTTACTGATATTGTTTAAAGCAAGTATATGAACATTTAGGCACACATTTTACAGAAAGGTTGTTGGGTTAGATAAACTAAACAGCATTCCTTGCTGACTTTTTAGTCTTATAATACCAAACATCTTTTGTCTCCCTGGTTACATTTGAGTGAAACAGCGTCAATGTGATTTTTCTTTGAAGTATTCCTTTCAGTAGTGACCTAAAAGCATCCCCAGAGCATAATTTCCCTACAAACTGAAGCTCTCGTTTTTATTACTGGAAACACAAAGCCCTGTATCCAAATTCAGTGGGGGACATTTTAATAATCTCTGTGTGAAGAGCAGTGGAAAAACTGACACACCTGATCTCCTGGGGTGCTTCACATTAAGATGTAATTACCGTCCCTTTGAACACATGGGAAGTAGCTTTATGGATACAGTCTGTATAGCTTGTGATTGCTAGGGCAGGTTTCTGTGCCTCATCTAGGCATGATTTGTGCATATACACCGAACCATACACTTTATATTCCAAGACAATTTAATCCAAGTTGTTGTATTTTTCCGTTAATAATATATGGAAGATAGTCAATCTTGTAACGTCTGCCTATACAATCCTACAGTTTTAATTCGAAGAACTTTAATAAACTCGTGAGATGAGGGTGAGTGACCTTTGCCAGTAGCGCTGTAAGAACAGAGAAGAGAAAGCTGTGATTACGCAATCAATGTTACAAATTCATTACAAAGTAACAAGAGCTGCTCATCAGACTGAGTGACTGCTTGGATCAACTgtattgttgttttaattttaattctCACCACACCCCAATACTGAATCCCATAATTCAGACACAGATGAGTGAATCATCTAACAAGTCAGAATCTGATTCTCGCCTGGCCTAGAACCACAAATTTGCTTTTTACCTTAGTAATGTCTGACATTTTCTGAGATTGCACCAAAGCAGAAAGCAGCACGTCTGATTTCATCGTTGGAGATATCAACTACAACTATGAGGATCCAGCTCCTGGTTTAAACTTACATTCCTCACTCTTCTTAGTTGcatatttgtttttactgtggttactgaataatacactTTAACACAAATATCTGAATACTAACCTGAGACTTTAGGGGGTTAAAAGAGAAAGATTTGTGTATGCTGTTTTTTTAACCTCTTTTTGCTAAATAATCAATTTCCTAATCTTGAAAcctattcaaattaaaatgacacaaaatttaGTTACCATACTGAAACAGTAGGCACGAATGTCAAAGTGGGTGTCTGACAGTAGCTAGTTACAACACTtaatggatttttattgaaatgtAAACTGTATGTTACACTTTACTACGACACTACAAAATGACTCTACTCTAAGTTGCATATATTGCGTAGATTaataatggaagaaaaaaacaacttggaAAAAATATACTCAGAATATAAATCCATTAGTGGTAGCAATGTGCATATTTGCAGAAATTGTGCCTAGGTTAGGCTAAGAAACCTGCCCCAGCAATCATGGGGAATAAGTACATGTTCTTCATAAAGCATTTATCTATGTGTTCACAACGGGAACGTGACATGACAGAGCATGACTCTACTATGGCAAAGCAGACAAAGACAAAGATTCAGTTTTAAGAAACTGGTAGAAATCTTTTGTCTCAGGAAAAAGTGTGTGCCAAAAAATCAGTAATCCGTTACACCCAAGAAACACTACACTGCTGGAATATCCACCTCTGCTGAATAATCCAGCTTGAtcactaaataataaacacaagtaGAACTGGACAAGCATGGCGTGATTATATTCACTTGAATAACTGGACACATACACTAGGTCTACTGATTCTGCCTGCATCCTAATTATTTGACTAAAGtgtattaattaacatttgAGAATTTCTAATGGCCTTCTCTGGtaattgtttaattttcttGAAAACTATAAATATTGCAGTCGCAGTGGTGATTTATAAACCGTTTGCATCTACCACCTTAACCAGCATAGATATTGTAGGATTCTTCAGCAGAGATTGCAATGGATGTACATGCTTAAGCTCATGCTTCAGAACAGCCTACTACACCACTCCAAATAATCATCGTTTTACACtgctataaaaatataaagcatGGTTTTAATGATTGGGAGTAAAATGTTATGAGCTTCCTTTTTGACATTGCAAGGACCAGTTTAagcattttaatatatctcTAATAGAACAATGCCTTGAAAGTTTAGGCCATACTTTAAGCATAGCTGATTGAAAttgaaacaaagagaaaaaaatgtgataCCTTACGAAGCATTGCTTCAGCTTTTTGCAGGTTGAAATTTCTGGCTGAAAAATAGACAACAAAAAAGAACAGGAGTGAGCAGAGTGAAATGATGAGCAGAGGTCACAATGTGAAACCCAAAGGACAAAGCTGttaaaattaacattaaaatgtaacaaaagtaaaatgtaacaaaattgTAGATTATTTCAGACATAACTGTAACTGTATCGTTTAAATTTAATATAGAGATGAACAAATTCGATAATATTTGTATCAAGCCAATACTAGCTTAAAAACGCTGGATGACTTTTGGCatattttttaatcttaaacttttttggaattggggttgtatttacCTAATGTGTCTAATAGTTACGtagtaataattattatatattatgattgtaatatatattatacattattgtAACTTATATATTATGATTGTTTTTACACTATATTGTCCCTAGCCTGAAAGGTTTGCAAACCCCGTGACCTATATGGAAAACTGGCCATTTACTTTTGGTAACACATTATGTGCTTGAATAGACATGAAAGAGTAAGCATGGTGGCCTTGTACAACATAACTCTGGCAATCTGTGGTACTCTAACCAAAATCTTATTCTGAATATAACAGTTTTACTCATATGGTATAAATACTTTAAATCAAGACTCCTATCATGATGTATGACGCCTCATATTTAATTCAGTTCGGATCAGAAAACTGTGACGAATAACTGAAAAcatgtctttttaaaaatccttcatactgtatattatttattcacaggtttacattaaaagcttttttttctaatacgttatcgtttctatagtaacagcttattcaAAGGGAATTGCACAGAAGATGCGCCACAATAATCAAAGgctaaaaataattaaataacataaataaataaataaaaagttatgtAAGAAAGATatatcattgatatggtgaaagagatgtttaattaaaatttatgAAAGAAGTCTTCAGTAAGTTTTCTACCAcaaaaaagtcttcaggaccAAGGGTTGGTTTCTTagcaacatgacaagctgcatttttgttgttgttgttttgttctgtttctaagtaataacaggaactaacttgtttccaTGGACATTCTACAAAACGTATGGcattttgtttataaacaaaaatgtattgttaGCATTGGCAAACTCCTGTTTTGGATGGTTACTCTACTTCGTGTCGacccacatcacaccaccctgttattgattaatttcctataacagactGTCCcctcgtgttttattcctgataTATGTCACTGGTCCATAAAATGTAATAGTAAATGTAATACCACAGTAATACATTTTGACCCTAGTAAAAGCTCtaaaagtctttaaaaatacttttttattagATCGGAGTGTTCTTTCCAGCAGATTAATGTCATTTTGTGACACTCGCCTGCACCTGACTGTCTTCCGGTCACATAGACACTAAAGTATTTAATGCTCATAAAGGGGATTATAACGTACGTTACAGCTGACAGCAGCAGATCTGACACCTGCCACACAGATCATCTCAAACATGTCACTCCATTGGGTGTGAGTGTGAACGTCCATTTTTTTCAGCAATAATGATGTGTTCTTTTGCTGTTAATGCATGTCTTGATTTTTAGTTTATTATACAAGACAACAAACTATTAGAGTAGAAATGAAAAAGGATGATATCATAACCTTGACTGTTAAAAATGCCCAAAGCAATACTCGCTCTCAAACTTTAGCATACTCCGGGATCTCAACTCATATACACTGGTTTTATCTTATCTTCCCTAAAGCGATGAGGCAACCCTTGAGAAACAAAACTGGCACTGTCAGTCACGTGTGGAGGTGTTAACATCGGGCATTCACaacaaggagaagaagaaaaaaaacatgcctctTAAAATATGACAGGACCATACAGGTAAAACCTGCTTTTCAACCATAAGACACAGTAGCTGAAAATTTCCATATTCAAATATTATCTGATAAATTTACAATTCAGAACCATTAAACAGATATATTCAAAGCAGTGGAGCCACTCTGGCTTATCAACGATTTTGTAACCActgatgaaaatgttttatgcCTTATATAATCTCTTCTGCATGATATTATATCATTGAAGGAAAATTATTTACAAGCCTGATGGGCTACGTCGAGTACGTTTAGAATATAAGAAGCTAAGAATAAACCATGAAGAgtcatgctgttagaggaaaataatcaatgaaggGGTGATGCAGTGTGACCCAACAcaaagcggagttactgttatcaccccaaagttaattattttcctagagcagcatgtcccaaagtggtTTAACATTCTTATAATGCAGCAATTTGTCAACTTTTTGACAAATCacaacttttttatttacaagtcATACTTTTcctctgtttatagttacatttaatgttatagaatattcacaaaacaagttatcaCTTAATGTAACAGTTCTACAGGCTATAACACTTATAAGCCGTTGTTCTCTCActagcttttattttttcctctcttgaagttaataagagaaaaaaaaatggagcgTGTTGTCACCAAGAAAGCGCAGACTCCTCCATTCTAAAGCTACAgcttgttacaaagcactgacactagagactccttctaaaaatgctaaatatacaGCCCCTTATCGAAAATTTCATCATGTTAATAAATTGTAcacttttatttgtaaaaaaaaataataataactttttcaAAAACTGTGTTTATCATTAGGCTTTGATTAAGTGGAGCATCCACCTTTCAAGTCTGtgtgaatgagcggttactatagaaacaataacgtattagaataagaatgagcacattaatacagtataaacctgtggtttggATTAGAGTCGGCACTACAGTCAgcgctgctgttatagaaatgtaattaattaattaagaccttctgatcaatcagattcgagcgctgtggtataatgccTCTTAAACATAGGCCATATTTTAACACGCTCAATATGAAGAGAAAACTGCCCCAGTGCTGGTCCACTCTTCGACCGGCATAAAAAACAACCTTAACATTTTAACACCAACGTTATCTGATAAATGTAACAGCACACACCCAGTGTAAATGGTTTACtgtgtacaataataataaatgagcaGTGATAATGTTAACATATCACTTGCTGGTGATATCAGGACCAGTGTCTCTAAAAACCGACATTCTTTATCACAAAGCCAAGTCCATGTTTCAGCTAAGCTTCAGTAAACACTGCTTTAAAAAGTTCCCTGACCCTGTTCAAATCAGAggctcaacggttaaggctctaggttactaatcagaaggtcaggggttcaaaccccaCTGACAAGCTGCTACtgatgggcccttgagcaagggccttatccctctctactccaggggcactgtatcatggctgaccctgtgctttgaccccaacttcctaataagctggggtatgcaaagaaaataatttcactgtgctgtaatgtacatgtgacaaataaaggcttcttcttctactactgaAGAATGTCTACTGACCCTCAAACACCTGTTTCTGTTATTGCCAAACTGTTAGTGTGCAGGTAGTACTGTTCAAATAGCCATATAGGATAGCTGGTTGACCAAAGCTGACTGCACGGACATGctgcattttgttttagagCTCTAATCAGATTATAGCT of Ictalurus punctatus breed USDA103 chromosome 22, Coco_2.0, whole genome shotgun sequence contains these proteins:
- the sec14l8 gene encoding SEC14-like lipid binding 8, with product MSGRVGDLSVKQAEALAQFRERVQDVLPQCPSQSDHFLLRWLRARNFNLQKAEAMLRKHLEFRKQMKADTITTDWKPPEVLEKFFSGGMCGYDREGSPVWYDVIGPVDPKGLLLSASKQDFMKTKVRDCEILQKECSLQSERLGKNVESITMIYDCEGLGLKHLWKPAIETYGEVLTMFEDNYPEGLKRLLIIKAPKLFPVAYNLVKHFLSEDTRHKIMVLGSNWQEVLKKLIDPEELPAMYGGKLTDPDGDPRCRTRIKQGGLVPQSYYARDFIKMEYDQCVSISRGSSHQLEYEVLAPGCVLRWQFCCDGGDVGFGVFMKKKLGEWMKASQMQEVLVSQRYNAHLVPEDGSLTCTEPGVYVLRFDNTYSIFQSKKVSFSVEVLLLSNDSQSQPETSRTPGRDVPSDQ